One region of Jatrophihabitans cynanchi genomic DNA includes:
- a CDS encoding peptidoglycan D,D-transpeptidase FtsI family protein: MTYRPDPRRGRPVPRQSQQGRQPGARSGARSTPAPPRSSSVPRPSGPVRATTRATPRAGAARPDPRSAAAARPSRPSRPSRPSRPPRPSRPPRPRRRVRHLRLGRLQGRLRYGFAAVCTLLLVIGGRLVQLQGIDHGDYASAAKAQRVDTIALHALRGSIVDRDGTVLAYTSAAQDVTADPHQIDVAHRADYAAQLAPLLGVDQDTIASELAKPGRYALLAEALSPVAAAKVDELALRGIYTQPTTQRLYPGRTTAANVIGTVHSDGTGAAGIESQFNSVLAGHDGSLTYSVDNVGNINPSSRTVRDAARNGGTIALTIDQSLQFIAQQYLDKAVPESRARGAQLAVLDAHTGQVLALASSGTFDASDPNTIDPNTPINPPIMSAFEPGSVQKAITFAAAIEENKITPRTVLSVPARMTMGGVTISDAWWHPTEKFTATGVLAESSNVGTLLIAQKLGPAVWDSYEQKFGVGTKTGIELPGESAGYLPPMDKWTASTFANLPFGQGESMTVLQLASIYQTLANDGVRIPPRIVKSITASDGSTTTTSQPAGIRVVSPQTAQTVRTMLESVTLPGGTGVKAAIPGYRVAGKTGTAQQPDPNHGGRYSSTMNWDTFAGVVPADDPQFVVAIMVDNPAHGLEGGDVAAPLFNQIASYELQHAHIPPTGSTSKHVPLQVCDATTRMSAPSTVC, encoded by the coding sequence ATGACGTACCGGCCCGATCCGCGCCGCGGCCGGCCCGTCCCACGCCAGAGCCAGCAGGGACGCCAGCCGGGAGCGCGGTCGGGAGCGCGCTCCACCCCGGCGCCGCCGCGATCCAGCTCCGTCCCGCGGCCGTCCGGCCCGGTCCGGGCTACCACTCGCGCGACCCCGCGCGCCGGGGCGGCTCGTCCCGATCCCCGCTCCGCAGCCGCGGCGCGCCCGAGCCGCCCGAGCCGCCCGAGCCGCCCGAGCCGCCCGCCCCGCCCGAGCCGCCCGCCCCGCCCGCGCCGGCGGGTACGCCACCTGCGCCTGGGCCGGCTGCAGGGCCGGCTGCGCTACGGCTTCGCCGCGGTGTGCACGCTGCTGCTGGTCATCGGCGGCCGGCTGGTCCAACTTCAGGGCATCGACCACGGCGACTACGCCAGCGCCGCGAAGGCACAGCGCGTGGACACCATCGCGCTGCACGCGTTGCGCGGCTCGATCGTGGATCGCGACGGCACGGTCCTGGCCTACACGTCGGCCGCGCAGGACGTCACCGCCGACCCGCACCAGATCGACGTGGCGCACCGGGCCGACTACGCCGCCCAGCTCGCGCCGCTGCTGGGCGTGGATCAGGACACGATCGCGAGCGAACTCGCCAAGCCCGGCCGCTACGCGCTGCTCGCCGAGGCGCTCTCTCCGGTCGCAGCGGCGAAGGTCGACGAGCTGGCATTGCGCGGCATCTACACCCAACCCACCACGCAGCGGCTCTATCCGGGCCGCACCACCGCGGCGAACGTCATCGGCACGGTGCACTCGGACGGCACGGGAGCCGCCGGCATCGAGTCGCAGTTCAACTCGGTGCTGGCCGGGCACGACGGGAGCTTGACGTACAGCGTCGACAACGTCGGCAACATCAACCCGAGCAGCCGGACGGTGCGCGACGCGGCGCGCAACGGCGGCACGATCGCGCTCACGATCGACCAGAGCCTGCAGTTCATCGCCCAGCAGTACCTGGACAAGGCCGTCCCCGAGTCGCGGGCGCGCGGCGCGCAACTCGCGGTGCTGGACGCCCACACCGGGCAGGTGCTCGCGCTGGCGTCCTCGGGCACGTTCGACGCGAGCGACCCGAACACCATCGACCCGAACACGCCGATCAATCCGCCGATCATGAGCGCGTTCGAGCCCGGCTCGGTGCAGAAGGCGATCACCTTCGCCGCGGCGATCGAGGAGAACAAGATCACGCCCCGGACGGTGCTGTCGGTCCCCGCCCGGATGACGATGGGCGGCGTCACGATCAGCGACGCCTGGTGGCATCCGACCGAGAAGTTCACGGCGACCGGCGTGCTGGCCGAGTCCTCCAACGTCGGCACGCTACTGATCGCGCAGAAGTTGGGGCCGGCCGTCTGGGACTCGTACGAGCAAAAGTTCGGCGTCGGGACCAAGACCGGCATCGAACTGCCCGGCGAGAGCGCCGGCTACCTTCCGCCGATGGACAAGTGGACCGCGTCCACGTTCGCGAACCTGCCGTTCGGCCAGGGCGAGAGCATGACCGTGCTGCAACTCGCCTCGATCTACCAGACGCTGGCCAACGACGGGGTGCGCATCCCGCCGCGGATCGTGAAGTCGATCACCGCATCCGACGGCAGCACCACCACGACCTCGCAGCCGGCCGGGATCCGCGTGGTCAGCCCGCAGACGGCGCAGACCGTGCGCACCATGCTCGAGTCAGTGACGCTGCCCGGCGGCACCGGGGTCAAGGCGGCGATCCCCGGCTACCGGGTGGCGGGCAAGACGGGCACCGCCCAGCAGCCGGACCCGAACCATGGCGGGCGCTACTCCAGCACCATGAACTGGGACACCTTCGCCGGCGTGGTTCCGGCCGACGACCCGCAGTTCGTGGTCGCGATCATGGTCGACAACCCGGCGCACGGACTTGAGGGCGGCGACGTCGCGGCCCCGCTGTTCAACCAGATCGCGAGCTACGAGTTGCAGCACGCGCACATCCCGCCGACCGGCTCGACGTCCAAGCACGTGCCGCTGCAGGTGTGCGACGCGACGACCCGGATGAGCGCACCAAGTACCGTTTGCTGA
- a CDS encoding UDP-N-acetylmuramoyl-L-alanyl-D-glutamate--2,6-diaminopimelate ligase, with amino-acid sequence MPDALIDAAGEIPRPAQVEPVRLRALRLGTGRVDGAGSADVAVSGVTATSAAVRPGDLFAALPGRTAHGAAYVPQALASGAVAVLTDPAGRSAVPDAVPTVVVEDVRAVLGALAAQVYGDPSRRLRVQAVTGTSGKTTTTYFLRAGLRAAGRTTGLIGTVATLIGDREVKTGFTTPEAPEVHALLAVMAEAGVGDVAMEVSSHALAMGRVDGVRFETAAFTNLSQDHLDFHADMADYFAAKARLFDGRARNAVVVTDDEWGVRMAAIAGPEVVTVNTGGDAATWRASEVRASADGHTRFRVLGPHADVETACAVPGRYNVANALLAIAMLEQVGVPVEVAAPAVAVATVPGRMERIDAGQPFLAIVDYSHKPAAVDGALRALRPLTRGRLIIVLGCGGDRDRGKRPHMGAIAARAADLLVITDDNPRSEDPAAIRGAMRDGALAVPAAERGEVIEIGDRAAAIAHAVDLARVGDTVLVAGKGHEAGQEIAGTVHPFDDRSVLRHALEAAR; translated from the coding sequence GTGCCGGACGCTCTCATCGACGCTGCCGGGGAGATCCCCCGCCCAGCCCAGGTCGAACCGGTGCGCCTGCGGGCACTGCGGCTCGGTACGGGCCGGGTAGACGGCGCGGGCAGCGCGGATGTCGCGGTGTCGGGGGTCACCGCGACGAGCGCCGCGGTGCGGCCGGGTGACCTGTTCGCAGCGCTGCCCGGGCGCACCGCGCACGGCGCCGCCTACGTGCCGCAGGCGCTGGCGTCCGGTGCGGTGGCGGTGCTCACCGATCCGGCGGGCCGGTCCGCCGTGCCCGACGCGGTCCCCACTGTCGTCGTCGAGGACGTGCGTGCCGTGCTCGGCGCGCTGGCCGCCCAGGTGTACGGCGACCCGAGCCGTCGCCTGCGCGTACAGGCCGTGACCGGAACGAGCGGCAAGACCACCACGACGTACTTCCTGCGTGCCGGCCTGCGCGCCGCCGGCCGCACGACCGGGCTGATCGGGACGGTCGCGACCCTGATCGGCGACCGCGAGGTGAAGACCGGCTTCACCACACCCGAGGCGCCGGAGGTCCATGCGCTGCTCGCGGTCATGGCCGAGGCGGGGGTGGGCGATGTCGCGATGGAGGTGTCCAGCCACGCGCTCGCGATGGGCCGCGTCGACGGGGTGCGGTTCGAGACCGCCGCGTTCACGAACCTGTCGCAGGACCACCTGGACTTCCACGCGGACATGGCGGACTACTTCGCGGCCAAGGCCAGGCTGTTCGACGGCCGGGCGCGCAACGCGGTCGTCGTGACCGACGACGAATGGGGCGTGCGGATGGCCGCGATCGCCGGGCCGGAGGTGGTGACGGTGAACACCGGCGGCGACGCGGCGACGTGGCGGGCGAGCGAGGTGCGGGCGAGCGCGGACGGCCACACCCGATTCCGGGTGCTCGGCCCGCACGCGGACGTCGAGACCGCCTGCGCGGTGCCCGGCCGGTACAACGTCGCGAACGCGCTGCTCGCGATCGCGATGCTCGAGCAGGTGGGCGTGCCGGTCGAGGTGGCCGCGCCGGCGGTCGCGGTCGCGACAGTGCCCGGGCGCATGGAACGCATCGACGCCGGGCAGCCGTTCCTCGCGATCGTCGACTACAGCCACAAGCCGGCTGCCGTGGACGGGGCGTTGCGGGCACTGCGCCCGCTCACCCGGGGGCGGCTGATCATCGTGCTCGGCTGCGGCGGCGACCGCGACCGTGGCAAGCGGCCGCACATGGGCGCGATCGCAGCGCGCGCCGCTGACCTGCTGGTGATCACCGACGACAACCCGCGCTCCGAGGACCCCGCCGCAATCCGCGGCGCGATGCGCGACGGCGCGCTCGCGGTCCCGGCCGCAGAGCGCGGCGAAGTGATCGAGATCGGTGACCGCGCCGCGGCCATCGCACACGCCGTCGACCTTGCCCGCGTAGGTGACACGGTTCTCGTCGCGGGCAAGGGCCACGAGGCGGGGCAGGAGATCGCCGGCACGGTGCACCCGTTCGACGACAGGAGCGTGTTGCGGCACGCGCTGGAGGCCGCCCGGTGA
- a CDS encoding UDP-N-acetylmuramoyl-tripeptide--D-alanyl-D-alanine ligase — MIAMTLAEIAEALGGRLHAADPDALVTRPLEFDSRHCEPGGLFLALTGEHVDGHDFVDTAIANGAVAAIVTREVDAACIVVADGLAALATLATVVSRRLQARIVGITGSSGKTSTKDLVAQLLSRLGPTVAPPGSFNNELGHPYTVLLADEQTRFLVLENSARGIGHIRYLTGIARPGIAVELNVGSAHLGEFGSRQAIAQAKGELVEALPAAADGGVAILNADDPFVAAMAERTAARVVTYGESNDVDVRADHVVLDDLGRAAFMLNYAQQSAPVVLRLVGGHHVGNALAAAAVALECGMPFPAVAEALSEARAISRWRMELTERDDGVLIINDAYNANPESMRAALKALASVARARRATGGRSFAVLGPMAELGADGPAEHDAIGRLAVRLDVSQLIAVGEQARPIQHGAALEGSWDGESRWVPDVAAAIALLRELLRPGDVVLVKASRAASLERVALAIAEDATGLPTSDGEEGTA, encoded by the coding sequence GTGATCGCGATGACGCTCGCCGAGATCGCCGAGGCGCTGGGTGGCCGGCTGCACGCGGCGGACCCGGACGCGCTGGTCACCCGGCCGCTCGAATTCGACTCGCGACACTGCGAGCCGGGCGGGCTGTTCCTCGCGCTGACCGGCGAACACGTCGACGGTCACGACTTCGTCGACACGGCCATCGCGAACGGAGCGGTGGCCGCGATCGTCACCCGCGAGGTGGACGCGGCGTGCATCGTGGTCGCCGACGGCCTCGCCGCGCTCGCCACACTGGCGACGGTCGTGTCACGCCGCCTGCAGGCGCGGATCGTCGGCATCACCGGCTCGTCCGGCAAGACGTCGACGAAGGATCTGGTCGCGCAGCTGCTGAGCCGGCTCGGCCCGACCGTCGCGCCGCCCGGATCGTTCAACAACGAGCTCGGGCATCCGTACACGGTGTTGCTCGCCGACGAGCAGACCCGCTTCCTGGTGCTGGAGAACAGCGCCCGCGGCATCGGCCACATCCGGTACCTGACCGGGATCGCCCGGCCCGGTATCGCGGTCGAACTCAACGTCGGTTCCGCGCACCTGGGCGAGTTCGGTTCGCGGCAGGCGATCGCGCAGGCCAAGGGCGAGCTGGTCGAGGCACTGCCGGCGGCGGCCGACGGCGGGGTCGCGATCCTGAACGCCGACGACCCGTTCGTCGCCGCGATGGCCGAGCGGACCGCGGCGCGCGTGGTGACGTACGGCGAGAGCAACGACGTCGACGTCCGCGCCGACCACGTCGTGCTGGACGACCTCGGCCGCGCCGCGTTCATGCTCAACTACGCGCAGCAGTCCGCACCCGTCGTGCTGCGGCTCGTCGGCGGACACCATGTCGGCAACGCACTGGCGGCGGCGGCGGTCGCACTCGAGTGCGGCATGCCGTTTCCCGCCGTCGCCGAGGCGCTGAGCGAGGCACGTGCGATCTCGCGCTGGCGGATGGAACTCACCGAGCGCGACGACGGCGTGCTGATCATCAACGACGCGTACAACGCCAACCCGGAGTCGATGCGCGCCGCGCTGAAGGCGCTCGCGTCCGTCGCCCGGGCCCGGCGCGCGACGGGTGGGCGATCCTTCGCCGTGCTCGGACCGATGGCCGAACTCGGCGCGGACGGCCCGGCCGAGCACGACGCGATCGGACGGCTCGCGGTCCGGCTGGACGTCTCGCAACTCATCGCGGTGGGGGAGCAGGCCCGGCCGATCCAACACGGGGCCGCCCTGGAAGGCTCATGGGACGGCGAGTCGCGGTGGGTGCCGGACGTCGCGGCCGCGATCGCCCTGCTGCGCGAGCTGTTACGGCCGGGCGATGTGGTGCTCGTCAAGGCATCCCGCGCGGCGAGCCTGGAACGGGTGGCGCTGGCGATCGCCGAAGATGCAACGGGACTGCCGACGAGCGACGGTGAGGAGGGCACGGCGTGA
- the mraY gene encoding phospho-N-acetylmuramoyl-pentapeptide-transferase, whose translation MKTILIAALVSLVTSILCTPVVVAWFRRRGFGQEIRSDGPQSHLIKRGTPTMGGVAIVGSTVLGYAVAHVIIALRGGGGPEASGVLLLFLMVGIGVVGFLDDFIKIRKQRSLGLRARAKFGGQLLVGVVFGVLALQFRDSLGITPASTHLSYVRDLSAISVGSVGFVVLAYVIVTATSNAVNLTDGLDGLVAGASAMVFGAFTLISFLQYRNTCGSNPAAGCYQVRDPLDVALVAAAAMAACFGFLWWNASPAQIFMGDTGSMALGGLMAGLAIVTHTELLLVVLGGLFAMVTLSDVIQIGWFKFTRIRTGTGRRVFRMAPLHHHFELGGWEEMTIIVRFWIVGGLAVAFGMGLFYADFIGNG comes from the coding sequence GTGAAGACGATTCTCATCGCCGCGCTCGTCTCGCTCGTCACCTCCATCTTGTGCACGCCGGTCGTGGTCGCCTGGTTCCGGCGCCGCGGCTTCGGCCAGGAGATCCGCAGCGACGGCCCGCAGAGCCACCTGATCAAGCGCGGCACCCCGACGATGGGCGGCGTCGCGATCGTCGGCTCGACTGTTCTCGGCTACGCGGTCGCGCACGTGATCATCGCGCTCCGCGGTGGCGGCGGCCCGGAGGCCTCCGGGGTGTTGCTGCTGTTCCTCATGGTGGGCATCGGGGTCGTCGGCTTCCTCGACGACTTCATCAAGATCCGCAAGCAGCGCAGCCTGGGCCTGCGCGCGCGTGCCAAGTTCGGCGGCCAGCTCCTCGTCGGCGTCGTGTTCGGCGTGCTCGCGCTGCAGTTCCGCGATTCATTGGGCATCACACCCGCGTCGACCCACCTGTCGTACGTGCGCGACCTCAGCGCGATCAGCGTCGGATCGGTCGGCTTCGTCGTGCTCGCCTACGTCATCGTCACCGCCACCTCCAACGCGGTGAACCTGACCGATGGCCTGGACGGGCTGGTGGCCGGCGCGTCGGCGATGGTGTTCGGCGCGTTCACGCTGATCTCCTTCCTGCAGTACCGCAACACCTGCGGGTCGAACCCGGCCGCCGGCTGCTACCAGGTGCGCGACCCGCTCGACGTCGCCCTGGTCGCGGCCGCGGCGATGGCCGCCTGCTTCGGCTTCCTGTGGTGGAACGCCTCGCCCGCGCAGATCTTCATGGGTGACACCGGCTCGATGGCGCTCGGCGGCCTGATGGCCGGGCTGGCGATCGTGACGCACACCGAGCTGCTGCTGGTCGTCCTCGGTGGCCTGTTCGCGATGGTCACGCTGTCTGACGTCATCCAGATCGGCTGGTTCAAGTTCACCCGCATCCGCACCGGCACCGGTAGACGGGTGTTCCGGATGGCCCCGCTGCACCACCACTTCGAGCTGGGCGGCTGGGAGGAGATGACGATCATCGTCCGGTTCTGGATCGTCGGCGGGCTCGCGGTGGCCTTCGGAATGGGGCTGTTCTACGCGGACTTCATCGGCAATGGCTGA
- the murD gene encoding UDP-N-acetylmuramoyl-L-alanine--D-glutamate ligase, with translation MADGGAAFTGATVLVCGAGLAGRSAVEALLRRRARVLLTDRDRGAAVDTLVAAGARFVGAPEVVPPGVDVLVTSPGWRPDHPLLHDAVTRGIGVLGEVEFAWQLRRSGAAPWLAVTGTNGKTTTVRMLESVLRAAGEHALAVGNVGVPVIDAVDADWDVLAVEVSSFQLHWSATFAPDAAAVLNLAPDHLDWHGSMSAYARAKAMIWRGPVAIGNADDPVVADLLAASGASTKVSFTLGDPVPGQLGVRDGLLVDRAFGDGVELIPLAEVRPSGAHNVANALAAAALARSHGVAPAAVAAGLRAFVPDPHRNQLVLERGGIVWIDDSKATNPHAARASLTAYPRVVWIAGGQLKDAPVDDLVAEIAPRLRGVVLLGADRAVVAAALRRHAPDVQVIEVGTVDDGAMTEVVHAAAGLARPGDTVLLAPAAASYDMFTGYAARGDAFAAAAHALGTGAAR, from the coding sequence ATGGCTGACGGCGGTGCCGCGTTCACCGGCGCGACGGTGCTGGTGTGCGGCGCCGGGCTGGCCGGGCGGAGCGCGGTCGAGGCGCTGCTGCGCCGCAGGGCGCGGGTGCTGCTCACCGACCGGGACCGCGGTGCCGCGGTCGACACGCTGGTGGCGGCCGGCGCGCGGTTCGTCGGCGCGCCCGAGGTCGTCCCGCCCGGCGTGGACGTGCTGGTCACCTCGCCCGGCTGGCGCCCGGACCACCCGCTGCTACACGACGCGGTGACCCGCGGGATCGGCGTGCTGGGCGAGGTCGAGTTCGCCTGGCAGCTGAGGCGATCCGGCGCCGCCCCATGGCTGGCGGTGACCGGCACGAACGGCAAGACGACGACCGTCCGCATGCTCGAGTCCGTGCTGCGCGCGGCCGGCGAACACGCACTCGCGGTCGGCAACGTCGGGGTCCCGGTGATCGATGCGGTGGACGCCGACTGGGACGTCCTCGCGGTCGAGGTGTCCAGCTTCCAGCTGCACTGGTCCGCGACCTTCGCGCCGGATGCCGCAGCGGTGCTCAACCTGGCACCCGATCACCTGGACTGGCACGGCTCCATGTCCGCCTACGCACGGGCCAAGGCGATGATCTGGCGCGGCCCGGTCGCGATCGGCAACGCGGACGACCCGGTGGTGGCCGACTTGCTGGCGGCGTCCGGCGCGAGCACGAAGGTGTCGTTCACGCTGGGTGATCCGGTGCCCGGTCAGCTCGGCGTGCGCGACGGGCTGCTGGTCGACCGTGCGTTCGGCGACGGTGTCGAGCTGATACCGCTGGCCGAGGTGCGCCCGTCCGGGGCGCACAACGTCGCCAACGCGCTGGCGGCCGCTGCGCTGGCCCGCTCGCACGGCGTCGCGCCCGCCGCCGTCGCCGCCGGGCTGCGGGCGTTCGTCCCCGATCCGCACCGCAACCAGCTGGTCCTCGAGCGCGGCGGCATCGTCTGGATCGACGACAGCAAGGCGACCAATCCGCACGCTGCCCGGGCCTCGCTCACCGCGTACCCGCGCGTGGTGTGGATCGCCGGCGGCCAGCTCAAGGACGCCCCGGTCGACGACCTGGTCGCCGAGATCGCCCCGCGGCTGCGCGGCGTGGTGTTGCTCGGCGCCGACCGGGCCGTGGTCGCGGCCGCATTGCGCCGACACGCGCCGGATGTGCAGGTGATCGAGGTCGGCACAGTTGACGATGGAGCGATGACCGAGGTGGTGCACGCCGCGGCCGGGCTGGCGCGTCCCGGCGACACCGTGCTGCTCGCACCCGCGGCCGCCTCGTACGACATGTTCACCGGCTATGCGGCGCGCGGCGACGCGTTCGCAGCCGCCGCACACGCGCTCGGCACGGGCGCCGCACGATGA
- the ftsW gene encoding putative lipid II flippase FtsW: MKDLLSSVSGAVSAQWRALAHHPDEEPAERGRFLDRPYASVQLLLLAVLGLLGFGVLMAVSTTIAASHDSASGATSQLWSQVVKEIEFVAVGVPLFWVAMRLPPRAFRMLAYPALALALVALFAVLIPGIGVGVYGARRWIDLGPMQLQPSEFAKVALLLWGGDLLARKQQLGTLRRARHLFLPLVPGFALVTALIMLEPDLGTTLCFMLILLGLLWMIGMPARYFVAVVGVVVGAVTLLAVTAPYRLERLTTFLHPFKDAQNSGFHTVEGLYALASGGLWGVGLGQGTSKYGWVPNANSDYVFAIIGEELGLIGCLTVLGLFGLFAYTGMRVARRNADPFVRLVAGAATVWLCGQAVINIGYVTGLLPVTGIPLPFISAGGTSLLASFFVLGMMVSFARHEAPAVTYARRAERLGRRSRMERWLRVPVPRVYAPPKRRARTPAANHPARAAQSARGAAATSRAAPTPRPARAAAAPAPRRAGPVTPLRATGTDGPRRAR; this comes from the coding sequence ATGAAGGATCTGCTCTCGTCGGTGAGCGGCGCCGTCTCGGCCCAGTGGCGCGCACTGGCGCACCACCCGGACGAGGAGCCGGCCGAGCGCGGACGCTTCCTGGACCGCCCCTACGCATCGGTCCAGCTGCTCCTGCTGGCGGTCCTGGGCCTGCTCGGCTTCGGCGTGCTGATGGCGGTGTCGACCACCATCGCGGCCTCGCACGACTCGGCCTCCGGCGCGACCTCGCAGCTGTGGTCGCAGGTCGTCAAGGAGATCGAGTTCGTCGCTGTCGGCGTGCCACTGTTCTGGGTGGCGATGCGGCTGCCGCCGCGCGCGTTCCGCATGCTCGCCTACCCCGCGCTCGCCCTCGCGCTGGTGGCGCTGTTCGCGGTGCTCATCCCCGGCATCGGCGTCGGCGTGTACGGCGCCCGGCGCTGGATCGACCTCGGCCCGATGCAGCTGCAGCCGTCGGAATTCGCCAAGGTCGCGCTGCTGCTGTGGGGTGGGGACCTGCTCGCCCGCAAGCAGCAACTCGGCACGCTGCGCCGCGCCCGGCACCTGTTCCTGCCGCTGGTTCCCGGCTTCGCGCTGGTCACCGCACTGATCATGCTCGAGCCGGACCTGGGCACCACGCTGTGCTTCATGCTGATCCTGCTCGGCCTGCTCTGGATGATCGGGATGCCGGCGCGGTACTTCGTCGCGGTGGTCGGCGTCGTGGTCGGCGCGGTCACGCTGCTCGCCGTCACCGCTCCGTACCGGCTGGAGCGGCTGACCACCTTCTTGCACCCGTTCAAGGACGCGCAGAACTCCGGCTTTCACACCGTCGAGGGGCTCTATGCGCTGGCGTCCGGCGGGCTGTGGGGCGTCGGTCTCGGACAGGGGACGTCCAAGTACGGCTGGGTCCCGAACGCCAACTCGGACTACGTGTTCGCGATCATCGGCGAGGAGCTCGGCCTGATCGGCTGCCTCACCGTGCTCGGCCTGTTCGGCCTGTTCGCCTATACCGGCATGCGGGTAGCGCGGCGCAATGCCGACCCCTTCGTGCGGCTGGTCGCCGGTGCCGCGACCGTGTGGCTGTGCGGCCAGGCCGTGATCAACATCGGCTACGTCACCGGACTGCTGCCGGTCACCGGCATCCCGTTGCCGTTCATCTCGGCGGGCGGCACTTCGCTGCTCGCCTCGTTCTTCGTGCTCGGCATGATGGTCTCCTTCGCCCGGCACGAGGCTCCGGCGGTCACGTACGCGCGCCGCGCCGAGCGACTCGGCCGGCGGTCCCGGATGGAGCGCTGGCTGCGGGTGCCCGTCCCGCGCGTGTACGCCCCGCCCAAGCGCCGCGCCCGTACCCCAGCCGCCAACCACCCTGCCCGCGCAGCACAATCGGCCCGCGGCGCCGCCGCGACCAGCCGCGCGGCGCCCACGCCACGACCCGCACGAGCCGCTGCCGCACCGGCGCCCCGCCGGGCCGGGCCCGTGACGCCGCTGCGCGCCACCGGCACGGACGGGCCACGGAGGGCCCGGTGA
- a CDS encoding UDP-N-acetylglucosamine--N-acetylmuramyl-(pentapeptide) pyrophosphoryl-undecaprenol N-acetylglucosamine transferase, whose translation MNLADAIRRLEPAAVITAIGSTKGLDTTLIPARGYPLELVPPVPLPRRPGRDLLATPARVRAAVAAAGEILDRVRAEVVVGFGGYVAVPAYLAAKRRNLPIVVHEANAKPGLANRSAARLTKHVFTASARAALPHATAIGIPLRPDISQLDRPALRGEARARFGLDADRPTLLVTGGSQGARTINWAASGAAAGLRAAGIQVLHVIGPKNVLNVPAEPGAPPYVVVPYVEQMKYAYAAADFVLCRCGAMTCAELSAVGLPAAYVPYPVGNGEQRFNAEPIVAAGGGLLLDDADLTPDWVLANVVPRITDAAVLEAMSRAAAHAGSRDADVVLARHVLNVVAEYRHLTGGKP comes from the coding sequence ATGAACCTGGCCGATGCGATCCGCAGGCTCGAGCCGGCTGCGGTGATCACCGCGATCGGCAGCACCAAGGGACTGGACACCACGTTGATCCCGGCGCGCGGCTATCCGCTCGAACTCGTCCCGCCGGTGCCACTGCCGCGCCGGCCCGGACGCGACCTGCTGGCCACCCCGGCGCGGGTGCGTGCCGCGGTCGCGGCGGCCGGGGAGATCCTGGATCGGGTACGCGCCGAGGTGGTCGTCGGCTTCGGCGGGTATGTCGCGGTGCCCGCCTACCTCGCGGCGAAGCGGCGCAACCTGCCGATCGTCGTGCACGAGGCCAACGCCAAGCCCGGGCTGGCCAACCGCAGCGCCGCGCGGCTCACCAAGCACGTGTTCACCGCAAGCGCCCGCGCCGCGCTGCCGCACGCCACCGCGATCGGGATCCCACTGCGGCCGGACATCTCGCAACTGGACCGGCCGGCGCTGCGCGGCGAGGCGCGAGCGCGCTTCGGGCTCGACGCCGACCGGCCGACGTTGCTCGTCACCGGCGGCTCGCAGGGGGCCCGCACGATCAACTGGGCGGCGTCCGGCGCGGCCGCCGGGCTGCGTGCCGCCGGTATCCAGGTGTTGCACGTGATCGGGCCGAAGAACGTCCTAAACGTGCCGGCCGAACCGGGTGCGCCGCCGTACGTGGTCGTGCCGTACGTCGAACAGATGAAGTACGCCTACGCGGCCGCGGACTTCGTGCTGTGCCGGTGTGGCGCGATGACCTGCGCGGAGCTGTCCGCGGTCGGGCTGCCCGCGGCATACGTCCCCTATCCGGTCGGCAACGGCGAGCAGCGATTCAACGCCGAACCGATCGTCGCGGCCGGCGGCGGGTTGCTCCTCGACGACGCCGACCTCACCCCGGACTGGGTGCTCGCGAACGTCGTGCCGCGCATCACCGACGCGGCAGTGCTGGAGGCGATGTCGCGCGCCGCGGCGCATGCTGGATCGAGGGACGCCGACGTCGTGCTGGCCCGGCACGTGCTCAACGTCGTCGCCGAATACCGGCATCTCACCGGAGGGAAACCGTGA